The following are encoded in a window of Kogia breviceps isolate mKogBre1 chromosome 10, mKogBre1 haplotype 1, whole genome shotgun sequence genomic DNA:
- the RNF8 gene encoding E3 ubiquitin-protein ligase RNF8 isoform X1, which produces MGDPDSLVTEGRAGDRSWCLRRVGMNAEWLLLEDGNEVTVGRGFGVTYQLVSKICPLMISRNHCILKQNAEGQWTIMDNKSLNGVWLNRERLEPLKVYSIHNGDHIQLGVPLENKENAEYEYEVTEEDWERIYPCLSPKSDQMMEKNKGLRTKRKFSLNELEGSGAEGPSNLKSKISKVSCEPGQPVKSHGKGEVASQPSEYFDPKLTSLQLSGKTTGAHVHPGPAKVVELHYKKQKASNPSASQSSLELFKVKMSRILKLKTQMQEKQVAVLNVKKQTQKGNSKKIVKMEQELQDLQSQLCAEQAQQQARVEQLEKTFQEEQQHLQGLEKEQGEEDLKQQLAQALQEHRALMEELNRSKKDFEAIIQAKNKELEQTKEEKEKVEAQKEEVLSHVNDVLENELQCIICSEYFIEAVTLNCAHSFCSYCISEWMKRKIECPICRKDIKSKTHSLVLDNCINKMVDNLSSEVKERRIVLIRERKAKRLS; this is translated from the exons ATGGGGGATCCTGACTCCCTGGTCACGGAAGGCCGCGCTGGTGACCGGAGCTGGTGCTTGCGGCGTGTGGGGATGAACGCCGAGTGGCTGCTGCTGGAGGATGGAAACGAG GTGACTGTAGGGCGAGGATTTGGTGTCACATACCAGTTGGTATCAAAAATCTGCCCTCTGATGATTTCCCGAAACCACTGTATTTTGAAGCAGAATGCCGAGGGCCAATGGACAATTATGGACAACAAG aGTCTGAATGGTGTTTGGCTGAACAGAGAACGTCTAGAACCTTTAAAGGTCTATTCTATCCATAATGGAGATCACATCCAGCTTGGGGTGCCtctggaaaataaagagaatgcAGAGTATGAATATGAAGTTACTGAAGAAGACTGGGAGAGGATTTATCCTTGTCTTTCCCCAAAAAGTGACCAgatgatggaaaaaaataagggatTGAGAACTAAAAGGAAATTTAGTTTGAATGAATTAGAGGGTTCTGGAGCTGAAGGCCCCTCAAATTTGAAATCCAAAATAAGTAAAGTGTCTTGTGAACCTGGTCAGCCAGTGAAGTCACATGGGAAGGGTGAAGTGGCTAGTCAACCCTCTGAATATTTTGATCCCAAGTTGACTTCTCTTCAGCTAAGTGGGAAGACCACAGGGGCTCATGTTCACCCAGGCCCTGCAAAAGTTGTAGAGCTTCATTATAAGAAGCAGAAAGCCTCAAATCCTTCAGCATCTCAGAGCAGCTTAGAGCTGTTTAAGGTAAAGATGTCCAGGATTCTAAAGCTGAAAAcacagatgcaggaaaagcaggtAGCTGTTCTGAATGTGAAAAAGCAGACCCAAAAAGGGAACTCAAAGAAAATTGTGAAAATGGAGCAGGAACTGCAGGATTTACAGTCTCAGCTGTGTGCAGAGCAGGCCCAACAGCAGGCCAGAGTGGAGCAGCTGGAGAAGACTTTCCAGGAagagcagcagcatctccag GGTTTGGAGAAAGAGCAAGGAGAAGAGGACCTGAAGCAACAGCTGGCCCAGGCTCTGCAGGAG CATCGGGCTCTGATGGAAGAGCTAAATCGCAGCAAGAAGGACTTTGAAGCAATCATTCAAGCCAAGAACAAAGAACTGGAGCAGACCAAG gaagagaaggagaaggtggAAGCACAGAAGGAGGAAGTTCTTAGCCATGTGAATGACGTGCTAGAGAATGAGCTCCAGTGTATTATTTGTTCAGAATACTTCATTGAG GCTGTCACCTTGAACTGTGCCCATAGTTTCTGCTCCTACTGTATCAGTGAGTGGATGAAGCGGAAGATAGAATGCCCCATTTGTCGGAAGGACATCAAGTCGAAAACCCACTCCCTGGTTCTAGACAATTGCATTAATAAGATGGTAGATAATCTGAGCTCGGAAGTGAAAGAACGACGAATTGTCCTCATCAGGGAACGAAAAG caAAGAGACTGTCCTGA
- the RNF8 gene encoding E3 ubiquitin-protein ligase RNF8 isoform X3: protein MSLNGVWLNRERLEPLKVYSIHNGDHIQLGVPLENKENAEYEYEVTEEDWERIYPCLSPKSDQMMEKNKGLRTKRKFSLNELEGSGAEGPSNLKSKISKVSCEPGQPVKSHGKGEVASQPSEYFDPKLTSLQLSGKTTGAHVHPGPAKVVELHYKKQKASNPSASQSSLELFKVKMSRILKLKTQMQEKQVAVLNVKKQTQKGNSKKIVKMEQELQDLQSQLCAEQAQQQARVEQLEKTFQEEQQHLQGLEKEQGEEDLKQQLAQALQEHRALMEELNRSKKDFEAIIQAKNKELEQTKEEKEKVEAQKEEVLSHVNDVLENELQCIICSEYFIEAVTLNCAHSFCSYCISEWMKRKIECPICRKDIKSKTHSLVLDNCINKMVDNLSSEVKERRIVLIRERKAKRLS, encoded by the exons ATG aGTCTGAATGGTGTTTGGCTGAACAGAGAACGTCTAGAACCTTTAAAGGTCTATTCTATCCATAATGGAGATCACATCCAGCTTGGGGTGCCtctggaaaataaagagaatgcAGAGTATGAATATGAAGTTACTGAAGAAGACTGGGAGAGGATTTATCCTTGTCTTTCCCCAAAAAGTGACCAgatgatggaaaaaaataagggatTGAGAACTAAAAGGAAATTTAGTTTGAATGAATTAGAGGGTTCTGGAGCTGAAGGCCCCTCAAATTTGAAATCCAAAATAAGTAAAGTGTCTTGTGAACCTGGTCAGCCAGTGAAGTCACATGGGAAGGGTGAAGTGGCTAGTCAACCCTCTGAATATTTTGATCCCAAGTTGACTTCTCTTCAGCTAAGTGGGAAGACCACAGGGGCTCATGTTCACCCAGGCCCTGCAAAAGTTGTAGAGCTTCATTATAAGAAGCAGAAAGCCTCAAATCCTTCAGCATCTCAGAGCAGCTTAGAGCTGTTTAAGGTAAAGATGTCCAGGATTCTAAAGCTGAAAAcacagatgcaggaaaagcaggtAGCTGTTCTGAATGTGAAAAAGCAGACCCAAAAAGGGAACTCAAAGAAAATTGTGAAAATGGAGCAGGAACTGCAGGATTTACAGTCTCAGCTGTGTGCAGAGCAGGCCCAACAGCAGGCCAGAGTGGAGCAGCTGGAGAAGACTTTCCAGGAagagcagcagcatctccag GGTTTGGAGAAAGAGCAAGGAGAAGAGGACCTGAAGCAACAGCTGGCCCAGGCTCTGCAGGAG CATCGGGCTCTGATGGAAGAGCTAAATCGCAGCAAGAAGGACTTTGAAGCAATCATTCAAGCCAAGAACAAAGAACTGGAGCAGACCAAG gaagagaaggagaaggtggAAGCACAGAAGGAGGAAGTTCTTAGCCATGTGAATGACGTGCTAGAGAATGAGCTCCAGTGTATTATTTGTTCAGAATACTTCATTGAG GCTGTCACCTTGAACTGTGCCCATAGTTTCTGCTCCTACTGTATCAGTGAGTGGATGAAGCGGAAGATAGAATGCCCCATTTGTCGGAAGGACATCAAGTCGAAAACCCACTCCCTGGTTCTAGACAATTGCATTAATAAGATGGTAGATAATCTGAGCTCGGAAGTGAAAGAACGACGAATTGTCCTCATCAGGGAACGAAAAG caAAGAGACTGTCCTGA
- the RNF8 gene encoding E3 ubiquitin-protein ligase RNF8 isoform X2: MGDPDSLVTEGRAGDRSWCLRRVGMNAEWLLLEDGNEVTVGRGFGVTYQLVSKICPLMISRNHCILKQNAEGQWTIMDNKSLNGVWLNRERLEPLKVYSIHNGDHIQLGVPLENKENAEYEYEVTEEDWERIYPCLSPKSDQMMEKNKGLRTKRKFSLNELEGSGAEGPSNLKSKISKVSCEPGQPVKSHGKGEVASQPSEYFDPKLTSLQLSGKTTGAHVHPGPAKVVELHYKKQKASNPSASQSSLELFKVKMSRILKLKTQMQEKQVAVLNVKKQTQKGNSKKIVKMEQELQDLQSQLCAEQAQQQARVEQLEKTFQEEQQHLQGLEKEQGEEDLKQQLAQALQEHRALMEELNRSKKDFEAIIQAKNKELEQTKEEKEKVEAQKEEVLSHVNDVLENELQCIICSEYFIEQRDCPEDRAPRAFERLPGSGNLGWSGGFSVDRSGAALRQSMG; this comes from the exons ATGGGGGATCCTGACTCCCTGGTCACGGAAGGCCGCGCTGGTGACCGGAGCTGGTGCTTGCGGCGTGTGGGGATGAACGCCGAGTGGCTGCTGCTGGAGGATGGAAACGAG GTGACTGTAGGGCGAGGATTTGGTGTCACATACCAGTTGGTATCAAAAATCTGCCCTCTGATGATTTCCCGAAACCACTGTATTTTGAAGCAGAATGCCGAGGGCCAATGGACAATTATGGACAACAAG aGTCTGAATGGTGTTTGGCTGAACAGAGAACGTCTAGAACCTTTAAAGGTCTATTCTATCCATAATGGAGATCACATCCAGCTTGGGGTGCCtctggaaaataaagagaatgcAGAGTATGAATATGAAGTTACTGAAGAAGACTGGGAGAGGATTTATCCTTGTCTTTCCCCAAAAAGTGACCAgatgatggaaaaaaataagggatTGAGAACTAAAAGGAAATTTAGTTTGAATGAATTAGAGGGTTCTGGAGCTGAAGGCCCCTCAAATTTGAAATCCAAAATAAGTAAAGTGTCTTGTGAACCTGGTCAGCCAGTGAAGTCACATGGGAAGGGTGAAGTGGCTAGTCAACCCTCTGAATATTTTGATCCCAAGTTGACTTCTCTTCAGCTAAGTGGGAAGACCACAGGGGCTCATGTTCACCCAGGCCCTGCAAAAGTTGTAGAGCTTCATTATAAGAAGCAGAAAGCCTCAAATCCTTCAGCATCTCAGAGCAGCTTAGAGCTGTTTAAGGTAAAGATGTCCAGGATTCTAAAGCTGAAAAcacagatgcaggaaaagcaggtAGCTGTTCTGAATGTGAAAAAGCAGACCCAAAAAGGGAACTCAAAGAAAATTGTGAAAATGGAGCAGGAACTGCAGGATTTACAGTCTCAGCTGTGTGCAGAGCAGGCCCAACAGCAGGCCAGAGTGGAGCAGCTGGAGAAGACTTTCCAGGAagagcagcagcatctccag GGTTTGGAGAAAGAGCAAGGAGAAGAGGACCTGAAGCAACAGCTGGCCCAGGCTCTGCAGGAG CATCGGGCTCTGATGGAAGAGCTAAATCGCAGCAAGAAGGACTTTGAAGCAATCATTCAAGCCAAGAACAAAGAACTGGAGCAGACCAAG gaagagaaggagaaggtggAAGCACAGAAGGAGGAAGTTCTTAGCCATGTGAATGACGTGCTAGAGAATGAGCTCCAGTGTATTATTTGTTCAGAATACTTCATTGAG caAAGAGACTGTCCTGAAGACCGTGCTCCAAGGGCATTTGAAAGACTGCCAGGCAGTGGGAACTTGGGATGGTCTGGAGGATTCTCTGTGGACAGATCTGGGGCCGCTCTGAGACAGAGCATGGGATAG